A region from the Natronomonas salsuginis genome encodes:
- the trxA gene encoding thioredoxin has translation MSSNAEAVPTEPIQLTDADGLDDAVSSYDVVLVDFYADWCGPCRMMEPTIESIANDTDAAVVKVDVDRLQGLASQYGVQGIPTLLLFADGENVERIVGVQSADQLSDLIGGYAA, from the coding sequence ATGAGTTCCAACGCAGAAGCCGTCCCGACCGAACCGATTCAGCTGACCGATGCGGACGGCCTCGACGATGCCGTCTCGAGCTACGACGTCGTCCTCGTCGACTTCTACGCGGACTGGTGCGGCCCGTGCCGGATGATGGAGCCAACGATCGAGTCGATCGCGAACGACACCGACGCCGCCGTCGTCAAGGTCGACGTCGACCGATTGCAGGGGTTGGCATCCCAGTACGGTGTCCAGGGAATTCCCACACTGCTCCTCTTTGCGGACGGCGAGAACGTCGAACGGATCGTCGGCGTGCAGTCGGCCGACCAGCTCTCTGACCTGATCGGGGGATACGCGGCGTAA